Proteins found in one Kluyveromyces marxianus DMKU3-1042 DNA, complete genome, chromosome 2 genomic segment:
- the SAP1 gene encoding putative AAA family ATPase SAP1: MENHGLLMKFSKIRKKPQQPLNALAELYSRIANETIHYLDLEKKHEYKAAIQGWKIMATDAMYKLNMIDRQYPNFASYTPEELNLQSGIRDLCEKALKNLERVQSLYEDVTKTESSTNTRTPSISSNGRFKVHTLRDGVHRMRYNRGGSGLGLKSDKNTSTSNNNTVNFSASKSLPAVIVSDPFADFDDDEMNLIDLSDAETAPSAPPIPPPAPPPVPPRAPTYGHSPKSTFNISSAEIRQQDNYFDYMDISEEDLTRLKTLDSLNGTTNAFSTLSLDSSETSAQPQTPRRPSEPVPQSQRPVGITRPKKSTDNITLKSHNSPQTKKNYPVQRRNTSINAALAASNLQTNKLKSKSASSKKSAATHLTPSARSSPGTNSIPKPRATTSKSSPSLLNTATTRSNSPSKRRMGSTSSVSSANNTNTNTNNYNNNNNNASSPPPGDIQPSDQIDVVAQTKEELEDAIIDSLPGVDRTAAKQIFSEIVVHGDEVYWDDIAGLDTAKNSLKEAVVYPFLRPDLFRGLREPVRGMLLFGPPGTGKTMLARAVATESKSTFFSISASSLTSKYLGESEKLVRALFAVAKKLSPSIVFVDEIDSIMGSRNNDGENESSRRIKNEFLVQWSSLSSAAAGKGSSATDSDDRVLVLAATNLPWSIDEAARRRFVRRQYIPLPEPETRKIQLKRLLLHQRHTLSEEDFDELVCLTENYSGSDITSLAKDAAMGPLRELGDKLLFTETDKIRSVSLDDFRNSLKYIKPSVSQDGLARYEEWAAQFGSSGV, translated from the coding sequence ATGGAAAACCATGGACTACTAATGAAGTTTTCCAAGATTCGAAAGAAACCACAGCAGCCGCTAAATGCGTTGGCTGAGCTGTACTCAAGAATAGCAAATGAAACAATACACTATcttgatttggaaaagaaacatgAATATAAGGCTGCTATTCAAGGATGGAAAATCATGGCTACAGATGCTATGTATAAGCTCAACATGATAGATCGACAGTATCCAAATTTTGCATCTTACACCccagaagaattgaatCTACAAAGCGGTATAAGAGATCTTTGTgaaaaagctttaaaaaaCCTTGAAAGGGTGCAGTCACTCTACGAAGACGTAACGAAAACGGAAAGTTCCACTAACACAAGAACACCTTCGATATCAAGTAATGGAAGATTCAAAGTGCATACTCTTAGAGACGGAGTTCACAGAATGCGATACAACAGAGGTGGGAGTGGTCTGGGACTAAAAAGCGACAAGAACACATCGACATcgaataataatactgtCAACTTCTCTGCATCAAAATCTTTACCAGCTGTGATAGTGTCGGACCCATTTGCagattttgatgatgatgaaatgaACCTCATTGATTTATCTGATGCAGAAACTGCCCCCAGCGCACCTCCGATTCCACCTCCAGCTCCGCCTCCAGTTCCTCCTCGGGCGCCCACCTATGGTCATTCTCCAAAATCTACAttcaatatatcatcaGCTGAAATAAGGCAGCAGGATAATTATTTTGATTACATGGATATCAGTGAAGAGGATCTTACAAGATTAAAGACATTGGATAGTCTAAATGGAACAACTAATGCATTTTCTACACTTAGCCTCGATTCATCCGAGACTTCAGCGCAACCTCAGACCCCAAGAAGACCATCAGAACCTGTTCCACAGTCCCAGAGGCCAGTTGGTATTACTAGACCGAAGAAATCCACAGATAATATTACGTTGAAATCTCATAATTCGCCTCAAACGAAAAAGAATTATCCAGtgcaaagaagaaatacgTCAATAAATGCAGCCCTCGCTGCATCAAATCTGCAAACGAATAAGTTGAAAAGTAAAAGTGCGTCTTCCAAAAAATCGGCAGCTACGCACTTAACTCCATCTGCAAGATCTTCTCCAGGTACAAATTCCATACCTAAGCCAAGAGCAACGacatcaaaatcatcaCCTTCTCTTCTCAACACTGCTACCACAAGATCAAATTCGCCAAGCAAGAGAAGGATGGGCTCAACTTCCAGTGTGTCATCTGCgaataatactaatactaatactaataattataataataataataataatgcaTCGAGCCCACCTCCTGGCGATATTCAACCATCGGATCAAATTGATGTCGTTGCacaaaccaaagaagaacttgaagatgCGATCATCGATTCGTTGCCGGGTGTGGACAGAACAGCAGCAAAGCAAATATTTAGTGAAATTGTTGTTCATGGTGACGAAGTATACTGGGATGATATAGCTGGTCTCGATACCGCCAAGAATTCGTTAAAGGAAGCTGTTGTCTATCCATTCCTCAGGCCAGACCTTTTCCGAGGCTTAAGAGAACCAGTTAGAGGAATGCTATTGTTCGGTCCCCCAGGTACAGGTAAGACAATGTTGGCGAGAGCAGTAGCAACGGAATCCAAATCTACGTTTTTTAGCATTAGTGCATCCAGCTTAACTTCCAAATACCTTGGTGAGTCTGAAAAGCTAGTCAGAGCTCTCTTTGCAGTCGCAAAGAAGCTTTCCCCATCCATCGTCTTTGTCGATGAAATTGATTCCATCATGGGTTCCAGAAACAATGATGGAGAGAACGAATCAAGcagaagaatcaagaaCGAGTTCTTAGTCCAATGGTCTTCCCTCTCTAGCGCTGCAGCGGGCAAAGGCTCAAGTGCTACCGACTCAGATGATCGCGTTCTAGTCCTCGCCGCAACAAACCTACCCTGGTCTATCGACGAAGCtgccagaagaagattcgTCAGGCGTCAGTACATACCACTCCCAGAACCCGagacaagaaaaatacagcTAAAAAGACTATTACTACACCAAAGGCACACActatcagaagaagatttcgaTGAGCTGGTTTGCCTTACCGAAAACTACAGTGGAAGTGATATCACATCCTTGGCAAAGGATGCTGCCATGGGACCCTTGCGAGAACTCGGTGATAAACTTCTATTCACTGAAACGGACAAAATTCGATCAGTCAGCCTCGATGACTTCCGCAACAGTTTGAAGTACATCAAACCCTCGGTCTCTCAGGATGGATTGGCCCGTTACGAAGAATGGGCCGCCCAGTTCGGCTCTTCCGGAGTCTGA
- the CAJ1 gene encoding Caj1p: MVKDTTYYDILQVSYDATPAEIKKSYRKLAIKTHPDKNPNDPDAQTKFQELAKAYQVLIDEDSRKKYDQFGLDESNGEIPMDQDPYEMLMAVFGGDSFTAWIGEYGLLKNFLSESDLFQEEDESEGDKSDSAAPANAENGSSSELTKHNGKKASVEREKEREKEKAKRDKMREFEERRMEDQRKQVEILVNNLNKKYEEYTACIKSGSEDEFFNKLQKEIDDNLKYESFGLELLQLIASVYKRKAKNFIMSKKTKGISKIFTGTREKGKTVKSMYKTVSAAMDAMKTQQLTEDIDWEAMDPFERANVETQIQGKSMGLFWALNKFELEQKLKLVVDKLLDDKSVPSKTRIDKANFLIMLADRFSSAKRNPEDMDPVILEFEELVRNAKHIKVNAPLKPKSAEVHPVENTNHAGAIHPPQENAN, encoded by the coding sequence ATGGTGAAAGATACGACTTATTACGATATTTTGCAGGTGTCATACGATGCCACACCGGCTGAAATCAAGAAGTCTTACCGGAAGTTGGCCATCAAGACACATCCGGATAAGAATCCGAACGATCCTGATGCGCAGACGAAGTTTCAGGAATTAGCGAAGGCCTACCAGGTGTTGATCGATGAAGACTCGCGGAAAAAATATGACCAATTTGGTTTGGATGAGTCTAATGGAGAAATACCTATGGATCAAGATCCTTATGAGATGTTAATGGCTGTGTTTGGTGGTGATTCTTTCACAGCATGGATTGGTGAGTACggattgttgaagaacttcttgaGTGAATCCGATCTGTTCCAGGAGGAGGATGAGAGCGAAGGCGACAAGAGTGATTCAGCAGCACCAGCTAATGCAGAGAATGGCAGCAGCTCAGAGCTGACCAAGCATAATGGGAAGAAGGCCTCTGTAGAGAgggagaaagaaagagagaaggaaaaagcCAAACGTGACAAGATGCGTGAGttcgaagaaagaaggatgGAGGATCAGCGGAAGCAAGTCGAAATATTGGTTAAcaacttgaacaagaaatacGAAGAGTATACTGCTTGTATAAAAAGTGGATCGGAAGAcgagttcttcaacaagcTACAAAAGGAGATTGATGATAACTTGAAGTATGAGAGTTTCGGTCTGGAACTATTGCAGTTAATAGCGTCCGTGTACAAGAGAAAAGCTAAGAACTTCATCATGTCCAAGAAAACCAAAGGGATCAGTAAGATATTCACTGGTACGCGTGAAAAAGGTAAAACCGTAAAATCAATGTACAAGACCGTCAGTGCAGCAATGGATGCCATGAAAACGCAGCAATTGACAGAAGATATCGACTGGGAGGCTATGGATCCATTCGAACGTGCTAATGTTGAAACCCAAATTCAAGGTAAATCCATGGGCTTATTCTGGGCTTTGAACAAATTCGAATTGGAACAAAAGTTAAAGTTGGTTGTAGATAAACTGTTGGATGATAAGTCCGTGCCTTCAAAGACTAGAATCGACAAGGCCAACTTCTTAATAATGCTTGCTGACAGATTTAGCTCTGCTAAAAGAAACCCTGAAGATATGGATCCAGTTATCTTGGAATTCGAAGAATTGGTCAGAAACGCGAAACACATTAAAGTGAACGCCCCattaaaaccaaaatctgCAGAAGTACATCCTGTTGAAAACACCAACCATGCGGGTGCCATTCACCCACCTCAAGAAAATGCaaactaa
- the ISD11 gene encoding Isd11p yields the protein MSAPAPTRTQILHMYKDFIRNANKIQNYNFRHYFLRRAKESFRENKNVQDPKKVNELLTEAEKDLGVLKRQSIISNMYTFDKLVVEPLKKR from the coding sequence ATGTCAGCACCAGCTCCTACCAGAACGCAGATATTGCACATGTACAAAGACTTCATCAGGAATGCCAACAAGATACAGAACTACAACTTCAGGCACTACTTCTTGAGGAGAGCAAAGGAATCTTTCagagaaaacaaaaacgtTCAAGATCCAAAGAAGGTCAATGAGCTACTTACCGAGGCCGAGAAGGATTTGGGTGTCTTGAAAAGACAATCGATCATCTCTAACATGTACACATTCGACAAGTTGGTTGTGGAACCACTGAAGAAACGCTGA
- the TED1 gene encoding Ted1p, with protein MALPRLLKRFTLFLTAVTLIFNIYIYTYPSIHPKACSWKCHEESALSADETNPLVSYFKDLLSSHKDKNKDDIRLMAFGDPQIKGIWPSTPYMTRLDTFGNDYYLGHIFRMMYNRLRPSHVAVMGDLFSSQWIGDSEFFNRTVRFTKRLFNRDPSWLYDIKEKHHNDQGKYASDWISWADNMTAIREKGRPMDLGFGYENVYNWTASDDYLFINISGNHDIGYSGDATYQHVARYNELFGKDNYWIEYDAGTDRAWRLVVLNDLLLEGPALQPELLDINWEFLYQLIERKFEGSTVLLTHVPFYKPAGLCYDGPEFRYYPDDYEREPYKAKLLRSQNHLSDSISNRVLNLIFDRNYPGIILTGHDHEGCETFYNKNAEDGTWSASSTPSSDSLTIKEITVKSMMGQYHGNTGLVTGHFNENTKQWEWHFSLCPFSIQHIWWFTKVVTIITGFLWSLALFL; from the coding sequence ATGGCTCTTCCAAGGTTACTCAAGAGATTCACTCTCTTTCTGACTGCTGTAACTCTTATATTCAACATTTACATCTATACTTATCCTTCTATTCACCCTAAGGCATGTTCATGGAAATGTCACGAAGAAAGTGCATTGTCAGCGGATGAGACCAATCCATTGGTATCTTACTTCAAAGATTTGCTCTCATCCCACAAAgataaaaataaagatgATATTAGGTTAATGGCTTTTGGTGATCCTCAAATTAAAGGTATTTGGCCAAGTACTCCATATATGACCAGACTAGACACATTTGGGAATGACTATTATTTGGGACACATTTTCCGTATGATGTACAACAGATTAAGACCTTCACATGTTGCAGTTATGGGAGATTTGTTTTCGTCTCAGTGGATTGGCGACTCAGAGTTCTTCAATCGTACAGTGAGGTTCACAAAAAGGTTATTCAACAGAGACCCTTCATGGTTGTatgatattaaagaaaaacatCATAACGATCAAGGCAAGTATGCTTCCGATTGGATTTCATGGGCAGACAATATGACCGCGATTAGAGAGAAGGGTAGACCAATGGACCTTGGTTTCGGTTACGAGAATGTATATAATTGGACTGCCTCTGATGATTATCTATTTATTAACATTTCCGGAAACCATGACATCGGTTATTCCGGTGATGCTACCTATCAGCATGTGGCAAGATACAATGAGCTTTTTGGTAAGGATAACTACTGGATAGAGTATGATGCAGGGACTGATCGTGCTTGGAGATTGGTTGTGTTAAATGATTTACTTTTAGAAGGACCAGCTTTACAACCGGAATTACTGGATATAAATTGGGAATTCTTGTATCAATTGATTGAAAGAAAGTTCGAGGGAAGCACAGTACTTCTGACACACGTACCTTTCTATAAACCGGCAGGACTTTGTTACGATGGACCTGAATTTAGATACTACCCAGATGATTACGAAAGGGAACCATACAAGGCCAAATTGCTAAGATCACAAAATCATTTAAGTGATTCCATTAGTAATAGAGTTCTCAACTTAATATTTGACCGCAATTATCCAGGTATAATTCTAACTGGGCATGACCATGAGGGATGCGAAACCTTTTACAACAAAAATGCCGAAGATGGTACATGGTCAGCATCTAGCACACCTTCATCAGATTCCCTCACCATTAAAGAAATAACCGTTAAGTCTATGATGGGACAGTACCATGGAAATACAGGTTTAGTAACAGGTCATTTCAACGAAAATACTAAACAATGGGAATGGCACTTTAGTTTGTGTCCATTCTCAATACAGCATATATGGTGGTTTACAAAAGTTGTAACCATAATCACTGGATTTTTATGGTCTTTGGCGTTATTCttgtaa
- the NOT3 gene encoding CCR4-NOT core subunit NOT3, with amino-acid sequence MAHRKLQQEIDRVFKKINEGLEIFDMYYERHENCINNPSQKDKLESDLKREVKKLQRLREQIKSWQSSPEVKDKDALLNYRRSVEVAMEKYKAVEKASKEKAYSNISLKRSDVLDPQEKERREVEDFLSQQIEELERQFDLLEIEVDRLILLQKKRKTATPENEKELQRLKDLQGRYRYHQQQMELALRLIANEELEPQQVRDIEEEILYFVEENQTEGFIEDDSMYEGLDLQSNEAIAHEVAAAFASRAAGDVSGDDVEGKDGKLSKKEQRRLEREAKKNAKAAAKSSVLDVNPTPVITGKKISEASSDADESESNAHTSVPETQTPPPSSKSVSLSPPVTAGSVESPLPNTASTTAPSKPHTPLSKLAILSSSTGAQTANNETQPHGFTHIHQSLNGLTTTTLKPAPVKPVSENKWALATEKKLASLKAKSLGSVPMTPTMSASSSSAAANSTGLPALSNTPNSSNVKLNESALSKQNYTKPVPSDLTNNNNNKQSSTSGSEPDLIEDDYEIESTDDELENEPVPVEISKEELASKSELLNNVQNNLCADLELLTLPAGIKDFVMGSVISKDKLYKNDGKLGGYRRFYDLCQPCRLNEIPSTVFPPQPLDVARCVQQWDQTLLSLNVDELTLANVAKKFEGLETFTLFYYYYFSILPLEQRICGLLLRNRDWKLLTSGDCWFLRQGEPKFVNEFFEIADYKIFKMDIWTVVDKLNFKLDYSVIAKEEPFAELSEQDNAGNVPTFGKQLLETLKQRKAEEKP; translated from the coding sequence ATGGCGCACAGGAAACTTCAACAGGAGATCGATCGTGTGTTTAAAAAGATCAATGAGGGTCTTGAAATCTTTGATATGTACTATGAAAGACATGAGAACTGTATTAACAATCCATCACAAAAAGACAAGTTAGAATCCGACCTCAAAAGAGAAGTGAAAAAGCTTCAGAGGCTTAGGgaacaaatcaaatcatGGCAAAGTTCACCCGAAGTCAAAGACAAAGATGCACTACTCAATTACAGACGGTCTGTAGAGGTAGCGATGGAGAAGTATAAGGCGGTAGAGAAAGCCTCTAAAGAAAAGGCATACTCAAATATCAGCTTGAAACGTTCCGATGTACTTGATCCTCAAGAAAAGGAGAGACGAGAGGTGGAAGACTTCTTGTCTCAGCAAATAGAAGAACTTGAGAGACAGTTTgatcttttggaaattgaAGTCGACAGGCTAATATTGcttcagaagaaaagaaaaacagcTACACCTGAGAATGAAAAGGAACTCCAGCGTCTAAAAGATCTACAGGGAAGGTATAGGTATCATCAACAGCAAATGGAATTGGCTTTGAGGTTAATTGCAAACGAAGAGCTCGAACCCCAACAAGTGAGAGATATAGAGGAAGAAATACTTTATTTTGtcgaagaaaaccaaacaGAGGGATTTATCGAAGATGACAGTATGTATGAAGGTTTAGACTTACAATCCAACGAAGCAATTGCTCACGAAGTGGCAGCAGCATTTGCTTCCAGAGCAGCAGGTGATGTAAGTGGTGATGATGTAGAAGGAAAGGATGGTAAACTTTCGAAGAAGGAACAGAGAAGATTGGAAAGAGAAGCGAAGAAAAACGCAAAGGCTGCGGCAAAGAGCTCTGTCTTAGATGTCAACCCTACACCTGTAATAAcgggaaagaaaatatcGGAAGCTTCTAGCGATGCTGACGAATCAGAATCGAACGCTCATACTAGTGTCCCAGAAACGCAAACTCCTCCACCGTCATCGAAAAGTGTTTCACTATCTCCGCCAGTTACTGCTGGGTCAGTGGAATCTCCTCTTCCGAATACGGCATCTACCACTGCACCATCCAAACCACATACACCACTGTCGAAACTGGCTATTCTCTCCTCTTCAACTGGAGCTCAAACAGCAAACAACGAAACACAACCTCATGGCTTTACACATATTCATCAGTCACTAAATGGTTTGACTACAACTACGTTGAAACCTGCTCCTGTGAAACCTGTAAGTGAAAATAAATGGGCTTTAGCTACAGAGAAGAAACTAGCCAGTTTAAAGGCTAAAAGTTTAGGCTCTGTTCCTATGACACCAACAATGTCGGCTTCTTCGTCCTCGGCAGCAGCAAACTCCACAGGACTTCCGGCTCTGAGTAACACACCTAATTCTTCTAATGTTAAACTGAATGAATCAGCGCtatcaaaacaaaattacACGAAGCCAGTTCCTTCGGATCTCACgaacaataacaacaacaagcaGAGTTCAACTAGCGGATCGGAACCTGACcttattgaagatgattATGAAATCGAATCTACAGATGACGAATTAGAAAATGAACCTGTTCCTGTAGAAATcagtaaagaagaattggcCTCAAAATCAGAGTTGTTGAATAATGTCCAAAACAACCTTTGTGCGGACCTGGAGCTTTTAACTCTTCCCGCTGGTATAAAGGACTTCGTTATGGGTTCAGTGATCTCTAAAGACAAACTTTATAAAAATGACGGAAAACTAGGTGGCTACAGAAGGTTCTACGATTTATGCCAACCTTGTAGATTGAACGAAATACCAAGTACGGTATTCCCTCCCCAACCTTTGGATGTGGCAAGATGTGTTCAACAATGGGACCAAACTCTATTGTCTTTAAATGTCGATGAACTCACGTTGGCCAATGTAGCTAAAAAATTCGAAGGTTTAGAAACCTTCACGCTCTtttactactattacttTAGTATTCTACCTTTAGAGCAAAGAATTTGCGGACTGCTATTGAGGAATCGTGATTGGAAATTGTTGACATCAGGAGATTGCTGGTTCTTGAGACAAGGTGAGCCTAAATTTGTCAATGAATTTTTCGAAATTGCTGACTATAAAATATTTAAGATGGATATATGGACTGTGGTGGACAAACTGAACTTCAAACTTGATTATTCAGTAATAGCGAAGGAAGAGCCATTTGCAGAATTATCTGAACAAGATAATGCAGGAAATGTACCCacatttggaaaacaaCTACTAGAAACGTTGAAACAACGCAAAGCTGAAGAAAAGCCGTAA
- a CDS encoding TauD/TfdA family dioxygenase: MPVTVTPLEDKPVGAIINLPEGCDDPSTLSEEDFKTVYDALMTYSVVVIPGMENLKPESQWKLTTMFDPTCDQTGAAYGHGKEFRHEKSVLRRDGMTIPYQPQVQVLGQGSWPAGHHGMGELTLRHPVHFDFHKDPLTDKEAFEEDKTRFYRWHIDSALYGLSPPVATTLLGIHVPPNSRKQYIHYDDTGDVLEVTQGATAFVSGANAFDLLSDEDKERALKTTVVYAPHPYIFISPARATSDGLTMVSEGKEMSLDELPPWEESKIKRLPLVWTNPVTKKHHLQVHGCCIHKLELPDGTVLELEDARKEVYRLMRPAIDPKHVYAHSWNKGDLVIFHNRGVWHSVTGQFKEGEKRLMHQCNIASGEDPITVF; the protein is encoded by the coding sequence ATGCCAGTAACCGTTACCCCATTAGAAGATAAGCCTGTCGGGGCCATAATCAACCTTCCAGAAGGATGCGATGATCCATCCACTTTATCTGAAGAGGACTTTAAAACTGTGTATGATGCGCTTATGACATACTCAGTTGTTGTGATTCCAGGCATGGAGAACTTGAAGCCTGAATCGCAATGGAAATTGACTACTATGTTTGATCCAACTTGTGATCAAACAGGGGCAGCTTATGGCCATGGTAAAGAGTTCCGTCATGAGAAGTCCGTTTTGAGGCGTGATGGTATGACTATCCCATACCAACCCCAAGTCCAGGTCTTGGGTCAGGGCAGCTGGCCAGCTGGTCACCACGGTATGGGTGAATTGACTTTGAGGCACCCAGTTCACTTTGATTTCCACAAAGATCCATTGACAGATAAGGAAGCCTTCGAAGAAGATAAGACCAGATTCTACCGTTGGCACATTGATTCAGCCTTGTACGGGCTTTCTCCTCCAGTGGCTACGACTTTGTTGGGTATCCATGTGCCACCAAACTCtagaaaacaatatatcCATTATGATGACACTGGGGATGTTTTGGAGGTCACTCAAGGTGCTACAGCCTTTGTCTCCGGAGCCAATGCATTTGACCTACTCtctgatgaagataaagaGCGTGCCTTAAAAACAACAGTTGTATATGCTCCACATCCTtacattttcatttcacCTGCAAGAGCTACCTCTGATGGGTTGACAATGGTGTCTGAGGGCAAAGAAATGAGCTTGGATGAATTGCCTCCATGGGAGGAATCTAAGATTAAGCGCTTGCCATTGGTTTGGACTAATCCTGTTACTAAGAAACATCATCTACAGGTTCATGGATGTTGTATTCATAAACTTGAACTTCCAGACGGCACTGTCTTGGAGCTAGAAGATGCTCGTAAAGAAGTCTACAGATTGATGAGACCTGCCATTGACCCAAAGCATGTGTATGCGCATTCTTGGAATAAGGGTGATCTAGTTATTTTCCACAACAGGGGAGTCTGGCACTCCGTCACAGGTCAATTTAAGGAAGGTGAAAAGAGATTGATGCACCAGTGTAACATCGCATCTGGTGAAGACCCAATTACAGTATTTTGA